The following are encoded in a window of Syntrophorhabdaceae bacterium genomic DNA:
- a CDS encoding response regulator transcription factor encodes MKILVVDDEKDILDLVSVNLEREGFKVITADNGEDALDLVKSKKPDLVVLDLMLPGIHGLEVCRQIRGAPEHAGLPILILSAKGTEVDRIVGLEMGADDYITKPFSVGELVARIRAALRKTGGNQQKKLTQQGQTFFHKDLFVDFQRYEVTIGGKKTDLPPIETKLLFFFTKNPGRVYTRDQLLDHVWGDKVFVTPRVVDVHISHLRKIIEKDPQKPAYIVTVTNVGYKFDDSTA; translated from the coding sequence ATGAAGATTCTCGTAGTCGATGACGAAAAGGATATTCTCGACCTGGTTTCCGTCAACCTCGAACGCGAGGGCTTCAAAGTGATCACCGCGGATAACGGAGAAGATGCCCTCGATCTGGTAAAAAGCAAGAAGCCCGATCTCGTAGTGCTCGATCTCATGCTGCCTGGAATCCACGGGCTTGAGGTCTGCAGGCAAATTAGAGGGGCGCCGGAGCATGCGGGTCTTCCTATTCTTATACTGAGCGCCAAGGGGACCGAGGTAGACCGCATCGTGGGACTTGAAATGGGCGCCGATGATTACATTACCAAGCCCTTCAGCGTGGGAGAGCTCGTAGCACGCATCAGGGCCGCCTTAAGAAAGACCGGAGGAAACCAGCAGAAGAAACTCACACAGCAGGGACAGACCTTCTTTCACAAGGATCTCTTTGTTGATTTCCAGCGATACGAAGTGACGATCGGTGGTAAGAAAACGGACCTGCCCCCCATAGAGACGAAGCTTCTCTTCTTCTTCACAAAGAACCCGGGAAGGGTCTACACGCGCGACCAGCTTCTGGACCATGTCTGGGGTGACAAGGTCTTCGTGACGCCGCGCGTGGTCGATGTTCATATCAGCCACCTGAGAAAGATCATCGAGAAGGACCCGCAAAAGCCTGCCTACATCGTAACCGTCACAAACGTGGGCTACAAATTCGATGACTCCACTGCTTAA
- a CDS encoding GNAT family N-acyltransferase: MNNSDTEQNARIFAFPTPFKAPLARKVFSILQGGLEKALCLSMLNDVYMEIADETDASGFMRRSLESLGVRYEVSESEIASIPTEGPLVIVSNHPFGGLEGLILGALLPGVRPDTKIMANYLLSRIPQLRGILIAVDPFETKDSTTKNLKPLRQALAWLRAGHALTVFPSGTVSSLNLQERRIVDPRWHEAVAGLVRKSGASVLPVFFEGANSALFQAAGLLNAKLRTALLPHELLKKRNSTVKIRIGRVVPFQRLKKFSDNENLLSYLRMRTYMLQHRNHKKPAARGCFMIFRKQVKAVQEILAAGPGSDVIAQEIDRLPRDALLMTSGEYRVFSARAHQIPNALFEIGRLREISFRQTQEGTGKSVDLDRCDLYYTHLFVWDDNRKNVVGAYRLGRVDEIVSRFGKKGLYTSTLFDYKESFLRHIDCGLELGRSFVRAEYQKLYQPLLLLWKGIAAFVARNPSYTTLFGPVSISDRYSQFSKQLMVSYLTMNHFAPDMARFVRPRTPLSGQSKKRLSSSFPAMLPADIEELSSIISDVESDRKGLPILLKHYVKLGGRLMGFNLDPAFGNVLDGLIVVDLLKCDRKVLDRFMGEAQSAQFFDYHQEPPRRNLAS; encoded by the coding sequence ATGAACAACAGTGATACGGAGCAAAACGCCAGGATCTTTGCATTCCCGACCCCGTTCAAAGCCCCCTTGGCCAGAAAGGTTTTTTCTATTCTTCAGGGAGGACTCGAAAAGGCCCTGTGCCTTTCCATGCTGAACGATGTGTATATGGAGATCGCAGACGAGACCGATGCGAGCGGCTTCATGCGCCGATCACTGGAGAGCCTGGGAGTGCGCTACGAGGTGAGCGAATCGGAGATAGCCTCCATTCCGACTGAAGGGCCTCTGGTTATCGTGTCGAATCACCCCTTCGGTGGTCTTGAGGGTCTTATACTCGGAGCACTTCTTCCGGGCGTGCGTCCCGATACAAAAATAATGGCCAACTATCTCCTCTCAAGAATCCCCCAGTTGAGAGGGATTCTGATTGCGGTGGATCCCTTTGAAACAAAAGATTCCACTACCAAGAACCTAAAGCCTCTGAGGCAGGCCTTGGCCTGGCTCAGAGCGGGCCACGCGCTCACAGTCTTTCCTTCCGGCACCGTTTCCTCTCTGAACCTTCAGGAGCGGCGAATAGTGGATCCGCGCTGGCATGAGGCTGTGGCAGGGTTGGTGCGCAAGTCCGGAGCCAGCGTGCTTCCGGTCTTCTTCGAGGGCGCGAACAGCGCACTCTTTCAGGCAGCGGGTCTTCTCAACGCAAAATTGAGGACTGCACTGCTGCCACACGAACTCCTGAAGAAACGAAACAGCACGGTCAAAATCCGCATCGGACGTGTGGTGCCTTTCCAGAGACTCAAGAAGTTCTCCGACAACGAGAACCTCCTATCCTATCTGAGAATGCGAACATATATGCTGCAGCACCGAAACCACAAAAAACCGGCAGCGAGGGGGTGTTTCATGATTTTTAGAAAACAAGTCAAGGCCGTACAGGAGATTCTCGCAGCGGGGCCGGGCTCAGACGTCATCGCGCAGGAAATTGATCGGCTCCCTCGAGACGCACTGCTTATGACATCCGGAGAATACCGGGTGTTTTCTGCCAGGGCCCATCAGATACCGAATGCGCTCTTCGAGATCGGCCGTCTCCGCGAGATCTCCTTCCGTCAGACACAGGAAGGGACGGGGAAATCCGTGGACCTCGATAGGTGCGATCTCTATTACACACATCTTTTTGTCTGGGATGATAACAGGAAGAATGTGGTGGGAGCCTACCGCTTGGGTCGCGTGGACGAGATCGTAAGCCGATTCGGAAAGAAGGGGCTTTACACCAGTACGCTCTTCGATTACAAAGAGAGCTTTTTAAGGCACATAGACTGCGGTCTGGAGCTCGGCCGGTCGTTTGTTAGAGCCGAATACCAGAAGCTTTATCAGCCGCTCTTGCTTCTCTGGAAAGGCATAGCCGCCTTTGTAGCGAGGAACCCCTCGTACACCACCCTCTTCGGCCCTGTGAGTATAAGCGACCGCTATTCACAATTCTCAAAACAGCTCATGGTTTCCTATCTCACCATGAATCACTTTGCTCCAGACATGGCCAGGTTCGTGAGACCGCGTACCCCTTTGTCCGGACAATCAAAGAAGAGATTGAGTTCCAGTTTTCCCGCCATGCTTCCTGCCGATATCGAAGAGCTTTCCTCCATCATATCTGATGTGGAGAGCGACAGGAAAGGCTTGCCAATCCTGCTCAAGCATTATGTCAAACTGGGAGGCAGGCTCATGGGGTTTAACCTTGACCCGGCCTTCGGGAATGTCCTTGATGGCCTTATCGTGGTTGATCTTCTCAAGTGTGACCGCAAGGTGCTGGATCGTTTCATGGGGGAAGCGCAGTCAGCCCAGTTCTTTGACTATCATCAGGAGCCGCCGCGTCGCAACCTTGCGTCCTAA
- a CDS encoding ATP-dependent 6-phosphofructokinase produces the protein MKKVKRIGILTAGGDCPGLNAAIRGVGKAALGRHGIEVIGIRDGFLGLIENRTLALDGTALAGILTIGGTILGTSRIKPHRMDVKGVIKDLRDLIVRNYEKNRLDALVCIGGGGTAKNALRLTEKGLNIVHLPKTIDNDVAMTDTSFGFDTALAIATEAIDRLHSTAHSHHRIIVAEVMGHRTGWLTLGAGIAGGADVILIPEIPYNVKSIAKAIRARMERGMNFSIVAVAEGALSREYANRFKQAKERKAKARDQEALLLAKAELAELDQHHSGNTLRLAHQLERLTGLESRITILGYVQRGGTPSAVDRLLATRLGTASVDFIRRGIFGVMVGAYGDGVRPVPLADVTAERREVQMDHAWVQSARAVGTCLGD, from the coding sequence ATGAAGAAGGTAAAACGTATCGGTATTTTGACTGCCGGGGGCGACTGCCCCGGGCTGAACGCAGCGATTAGAGGTGTGGGCAAGGCAGCTCTCGGCCGCCATGGCATCGAAGTCATCGGTATCCGCGACGGCTTTCTCGGGCTTATCGAGAACCGTACGTTGGCCCTTGATGGGACCGCACTCGCCGGAATCCTCACCATAGGCGGAACCATCCTGGGCACAAGCCGTATCAAACCGCACCGCATGGATGTCAAAGGCGTAATCAAAGACTTGAGAGACCTCATCGTCAGGAACTACGAAAAGAACAGACTTGACGCACTGGTGTGTATCGGCGGAGGCGGCACGGCCAAGAATGCGCTTCGCCTCACAGAAAAAGGTCTTAACATAGTACACCTGCCGAAAACTATCGACAATGACGTCGCCATGACCGATACGAGTTTCGGCTTCGACACTGCGCTCGCCATCGCCACCGAGGCCATCGACCGCCTGCACAGCACGGCCCACAGCCATCACCGGATCATCGTCGCAGAGGTGATGGGGCACCGCACCGGATGGCTGACTTTAGGCGCCGGCATCGCCGGAGGCGCGGATGTGATACTCATTCCAGAGATTCCCTATAATGTGAAGAGTATCGCCAAGGCAATCCGGGCCCGCATGGAGCGTGGGATGAACTTCAGCATTGTTGCGGTGGCCGAAGGCGCTCTCTCGCGTGAGTATGCCAACCGGTTCAAACAAGCCAAGGAGCGCAAAGCCAAGGCCCGCGATCAGGAAGCCCTGCTCCTGGCGAAAGCCGAGCTCGCGGAACTGGATCAGCATCATTCCGGCAACACGCTCCGTCTGGCCCACCAGCTCGAAAGACTCACCGGCCTTGAATCCCGCATCACTATCCTCGGCTATGTGCAGCGGGGTGGAACTCCCTCGGCAGTGGACCGCCTGCTTGCCACGAGGCTCGGCACCGCTTCCGTTGATTTCATCCGCAGGGGCATTTTCGGAGTCATGGTCGGAGCATACGGGGATGGAGTCAGACCTGTGCCGCTCGCGGATGTGACGGCTGAGCGCAGGGAAGTCCAGATGGACCACGCATGGGTACAATCCGCTCGAGCTGTGGGCACGTGCCTGGGCGATTAA
- a CDS encoding CHAD domain-containing protein: MGNRTRSTEVELKLLLPDENAIPTILKFLRQRGYKLEDMGPVKNVDTYLDTFDWTLMKNHLALRHRQANDKAMYTLKSVGGMEDGVATRAETEIVLDQPVSDLTIIPIKSLKNQVKELIYPRKLIEHVQVRTDRHLYHAVSPRGAKIELAFDATGFSARGLHEQRTARRLMEMEAELLSGPVKEITGLRDLLKEKFEYAPSAESKLEVAIKRLKIVIPSKKVPESLKVRLDDRLDLAVRKILSFQFQWFTEQIPGVLRDIDTEFVHQGRVATRRMRSALKLFHEALPEITTVYLEEELKWLGGMFGAVRDLDVFLLNLPKFRTEIKPFPKKQKKGFDDWIEKHRRKPLKALCDALESVRARRIEQRMKQFLERPLPKRPRGSFAAMTVACAAPKIIHEKLAAVVKQGHAVIQNPKLKEFHGLRIQMKRLRYACEFVAPAYDGGLDAFIDRTVDIQDCLGELQDTVFTRKFVRWLHNDSKTKLVDPDMLFTLGQIHELQAQIARNKQDAFAAIWEEFSSDETRTTLEQVFRPSSEQ; encoded by the coding sequence ATGGGCAATAGAACGAGATCCACTGAGGTAGAACTCAAATTACTTCTCCCCGACGAGAACGCCATACCGACGATCCTGAAATTCTTGCGTCAGCGAGGTTACAAATTAGAAGACATGGGCCCGGTCAAAAATGTGGACACATATCTCGACACCTTTGATTGGACGCTCATGAAGAACCATCTTGCTTTAAGGCACCGCCAAGCAAACGACAAGGCCATGTACACATTGAAAAGCGTGGGTGGTATGGAGGACGGGGTCGCAACCAGGGCCGAGACAGAGATTGTGCTCGATCAACCGGTGAGCGATTTGACGATAATTCCCATAAAGAGCCTTAAGAATCAGGTGAAAGAACTGATCTATCCCCGTAAGCTTATAGAGCACGTCCAGGTGCGCACGGACCGGCACCTCTACCATGCCGTCTCACCCAGGGGGGCAAAGATCGAGCTCGCCTTCGACGCCACCGGGTTCTCAGCCCGCGGACTTCACGAGCAACGCACGGCGCGCCGGCTCATGGAGATGGAAGCGGAACTCTTGAGCGGTCCGGTAAAGGAGATCACCGGCCTGCGGGATCTTCTCAAAGAGAAGTTTGAGTACGCGCCGTCGGCTGAGTCGAAACTTGAAGTCGCCATCAAGCGCTTAAAGATTGTTATCCCCTCGAAGAAAGTTCCGGAGTCGCTTAAGGTGCGCCTTGACGACCGTCTGGATCTGGCCGTGCGTAAGATCCTCTCTTTTCAATTTCAGTGGTTCACCGAGCAGATCCCCGGGGTGCTTCGCGACATCGATACCGAGTTTGTACACCAAGGCAGAGTGGCCACGAGACGCATGCGATCAGCCCTCAAGTTGTTTCATGAAGCGCTCCCGGAAATCACAACGGTCTATCTCGAGGAAGAACTGAAATGGTTGGGAGGAATGTTCGGCGCCGTGCGCGACCTCGATGTCTTCCTTCTTAACCTCCCGAAGTTTAGAACTGAGATTAAGCCCTTTCCAAAGAAACAGAAGAAGGGCTTTGACGATTGGATTGAAAAGCATCGGCGCAAACCACTGAAAGCGCTCTGCGATGCACTTGAATCTGTCAGAGCAAGGCGCATCGAACAGCGCATGAAACAGTTCCTTGAACGACCCCTGCCTAAGCGTCCGCGTGGGTCCTTCGCCGCAATGACCGTAGCTTGCGCGGCACCGAAGATCATCCACGAGAAGCTCGCAGCGGTCGTCAAACAGGGACACGCGGTCATACAGAATCCAAAATTGAAAGAGTTTCACGGTCTGCGCATTCAGATGAAAAGACTGCGGTATGCCTGCGAGTTTGTAGCGCCGGCCTACGACGGAGGTCTCGATGCCTTTATCGATCGGACAGTGGACATACAGGACTGTCTTGGGGAGCTCCAGGACACGGTCTTCACCAGGAAGTTTGTGAGGTGGCTGCACAATGATTCGAAAACCAAGCTCGTAGACCCCGACATGCTTTTCACGCTTGGGCAGATCCACGAGCTACAAGCGCAGATCGCCCGGAACAAACAGGATGCCTTTGCCGCAATCTGGGAAGAGTTCTCGTCCGATGAAACCCGGACAACATTGGAGCAAGTCTTTCGCCCGTCTTCAGAGCAGTGA